The proteins below are encoded in one region of Lentisphaera araneosa HTCC2155:
- the folK gene encoding 2-amino-4-hydroxy-6-hydroxymethyldihydropteridine diphosphokinase has protein sequence MKKKVAIALGSNLGDRKGYFDFALKRLAEEGLEDLRMAQILESEPVDCPENSDVYLNSVAVACWSGEALDLLRLCLKIEKEAGRERSGLVNESRFLDLDVLLIEDENYDMSELIVPHPRMCERDFVLGPLAELEPDWIIPGSDKKVSEVLEGLER, from the coding sequence ATGAAGAAAAAAGTCGCCATAGCTTTGGGCTCAAATTTGGGCGATCGCAAAGGCTACTTTGACTTTGCTCTCAAGCGCTTAGCTGAGGAGGGCTTAGAAGATTTGCGAATGGCGCAAATCCTCGAAAGCGAGCCCGTGGACTGCCCCGAAAATTCAGATGTTTATTTGAATTCGGTAGCAGTGGCCTGTTGGAGTGGAGAAGCTTTAGATCTCCTCCGGCTTTGTTTGAAGATCGAAAAAGAAGCAGGACGAGAGCGCTCAGGCCTAGTTAATGAATCACGTTTCTTGGATCTCGATGTTTTGCTTATAGAAGATGAAAATTATGATATGTCCGAACTTATTGTCCCGCATCCCCGCATGTGTGAGCGTGACTTTGTTTTAGGTCCATTAGCTGAATTAGAACCCGACTGGATAATTCCAGGGAGCGATAAAAAGGTGAGTGAAGTTTTGGAGGGCTTAGAAAGGTGA